Proteins encoded within one genomic window of Humulus lupulus chromosome 1, drHumLupu1.1, whole genome shotgun sequence:
- the LOC133784173 gene encoding auxin-responsive protein IAA11 isoform X2, translated as MQGVVLGDGGGLSRGSASGSMSAVSKEDNLVFSSEDSSSPDESELELGLGLSLGSGCGGVKAQQTLRVQYARILTAKDFPSVVSSASSSSPSSLSSTSSSSSSPSSLSRANVSAGTKRSADSVANGASQVVGWPPIRAYRMNSLVNQAKSPLTEGFNSIDEENRCINKVTGKADNGDEKENGVSKENGHLRSSMFVKVNMDGSPIGRKVDLSAHNSYEALARTLEDMFNEPTTIVKLRSSGKDHDKQVGGTGLSKLLDASSEYALTYEDKDGDWMLVGDVPWGMFFNSVKRLRIMRTSEANGLAPRPQERERHGRQRC; from the exons ATGCAGGGTGTTGTTTTGGGTGATGGTGGAGGTCTCTCCAGAGGTTCAGCAAGTGGGTCGATGTCTGCGGTGTCCAAAGAGGACAATTTGGTCTTCTCTTCTGAGGATTCCTCCAGCCCAGATGAGTCTGagctcgagctgggccttgggtTGAGCCTCggtagtggttgtggtggtgTGAAAGCTCAACAAACTTTGAGAGTTCAATATGCTAGGATCTTGACAGCTAAGGATTTCCCTTCTGTGGTTTCTTCAGCTTCGTCTTCATCTCCATCGTCGTTATCTTCGACTTCGTCTTCCTCGTCGTCTCCTTCCTCTTTGAGCCGAGCTAACGTTTCTGCTGGCACTAAGAGAAGTGCTGATTCTGTTGCTAATGGCGCCAG TCAGGTTGTGGGATGGCCTCCAATCAGGGCTTACAGAATGAATAGCTTGGTTAACCAGGCCAAATCGCCACTCACGGAAGGATTCAACTCCATAGATGAAGAAAATAGATGCATAAATAAAGTGACTGGGAAGGCTGATAATGGAGATGAGAAGGAGAATGGAGTTTCTAAGGAGAACGGGCATCTCAGGAGTTCTATGTTTGTGAAGGTGAATATGGATGGAAGTCCAATTGGAAGGAAGGTTGATCTGAGTGCTCATAACAGCTATGAAGCCTTGGCACGGACGTTGGAAGACATGTTCAATGAACCGACCACAATTGTCAAACTGC GATCAAGTGGGAAGGACCACGATAAACAGGTAGGAGGAACTGGACTTTCAAAGCTGTTGGATGCATCATCTGAGTATGCTCTTACTTATGAAGACAAAGATGGGGATTGGATGCTTGTTGGAGATGTTCCTTGGGG GATGTTCTTCAACTCAGTGAAGAGGCTCAGAATAATGAGGACATCTGAGGCGAATGGACTTG CTCCTAGGCCACAAGAAAGAGAAAGGCATGGGAGGCAAAGATGCTAA
- the LOC133784173 gene encoding auxin-responsive protein IAA11 isoform X1 — translation MQGVVLGDGGGLSRGSASGSMSAVSKEDNLVFSSEDSSSPDESELELGLGLSLGSGCGGVKAQQTLRVQYARILTAKDFPSVVSSASSSSPSSLSSTSSSSSSPSSLSRANVSAGTKRSADSVANGASQVVGWPPIRAYRMNSLVNQAKSPLTEGFNSIDEENRCINKVTGKADNGDEKENGVSKENGHLRSSMFVKVNMDGSPIGRKVDLSAHNSYEALARTLEDMFNEPTTIVKLRSSGKDHDKQVGGTGLSKLLDASSEYALTYEDKDGDWMLVGDVPWGMFFNSVKRLRIMRTSEANGLAAPRPQERERHGRQRC, via the exons ATGCAGGGTGTTGTTTTGGGTGATGGTGGAGGTCTCTCCAGAGGTTCAGCAAGTGGGTCGATGTCTGCGGTGTCCAAAGAGGACAATTTGGTCTTCTCTTCTGAGGATTCCTCCAGCCCAGATGAGTCTGagctcgagctgggccttgggtTGAGCCTCggtagtggttgtggtggtgTGAAAGCTCAACAAACTTTGAGAGTTCAATATGCTAGGATCTTGACAGCTAAGGATTTCCCTTCTGTGGTTTCTTCAGCTTCGTCTTCATCTCCATCGTCGTTATCTTCGACTTCGTCTTCCTCGTCGTCTCCTTCCTCTTTGAGCCGAGCTAACGTTTCTGCTGGCACTAAGAGAAGTGCTGATTCTGTTGCTAATGGCGCCAG TCAGGTTGTGGGATGGCCTCCAATCAGGGCTTACAGAATGAATAGCTTGGTTAACCAGGCCAAATCGCCACTCACGGAAGGATTCAACTCCATAGATGAAGAAAATAGATGCATAAATAAAGTGACTGGGAAGGCTGATAATGGAGATGAGAAGGAGAATGGAGTTTCTAAGGAGAACGGGCATCTCAGGAGTTCTATGTTTGTGAAGGTGAATATGGATGGAAGTCCAATTGGAAGGAAGGTTGATCTGAGTGCTCATAACAGCTATGAAGCCTTGGCACGGACGTTGGAAGACATGTTCAATGAACCGACCACAATTGTCAAACTGC GATCAAGTGGGAAGGACCACGATAAACAGGTAGGAGGAACTGGACTTTCAAAGCTGTTGGATGCATCATCTGAGTATGCTCTTACTTATGAAGACAAAGATGGGGATTGGATGCTTGTTGGAGATGTTCCTTGGGG GATGTTCTTCAACTCAGTGAAGAGGCTCAGAATAATGAGGACATCTGAGGCGAATGGACTTG CAGCTCCTAGGCCACAAGAAAGAGAAAGGCATGGGAGGCAAAGATGCTAA